Proteins from a single region of Erythrobacter sp.:
- a CDS encoding J domain-containing protein produces MRYLLLLAALCVFCRWALGKWPWEYLRPASTRSQALFRARKLLGVEAGAGRDEIIAAHRRLTALVHPDIGGTNAAMQEANAARDLLLAELPGLRGSDQS; encoded by the coding sequence ATGAGATACCTGCTGCTGCTTGCCGCCCTGTGCGTCTTCTGCCGCTGGGCGCTGGGCAAGTGGCCGTGGGAATATCTGCGCCCCGCCTCCACCCGCAGCCAGGCGCTGTTCCGGGCGCGCAAGCTGCTCGGGGTCGAGGCAGGTGCGGGGCGCGATGAGATCATCGCCGCGCACCGCCGGCTGACGGCGCTGGTGCACCCCGATATCGGCGGCACCAATGCAGCCATGCAGGAAGCCAATGCGGCGCGCGATCTGCTGCTCGCCGAACTGCCCGGACTGCGTGGATCGGACCAAAGTTAG
- a CDS encoding ExbD/TolR family protein has product MGMSGGKLDGEPMMDMNMTPLIDVLLVLLIMFIITIPVATHSVDIDLPQGNPPPQDIVVDPVKNKLVLTQADQILWNGTPVDSGQLVTLLAETTRMSVEPELQFEPEALASYDIAAKVLQIIKSSGVTKFGFVGNERYRSFAK; this is encoded by the coding sequence ATGGGTATGTCCGGAGGAAAACTCGACGGCGAACCTATGATGGACATGAACATGACGCCGCTGATCGACGTTTTGCTCGTTCTGCTGATCATGTTCATCATCACCATCCCGGTGGCGACCCACTCGGTCGACATCGATCTTCCGCAGGGCAACCCGCCGCCGCAGGACATTGTGGTCGATCCGGTCAAGAACAAGCTGGTTCTGACCCAGGCCGACCAGATCCTGTGGAACGGCACCCCGGTGGACTCGGGCCAGCTGGTCACTCTGCTTGCGGAAACCACCCGCATGTCGGTGGAACCGGAACTGCAGTTCGAGCCGGAAGCGCTCGCGAGCTATGATATTGCGGCCAAGGTGCTGCAGATCATCAAGAGCTCGGGCGTGACCAAGTTCGGTTTCGTCGGCAACGAACGCTACCGCAGCTTCGCCAAGTAA
- the pgmG gene encoding phosphoglucomutase/phosphomannomutase PgmG, which yields MQHQFHPTVLREYDIRGIIGETLGAEDARAIGRAFGTLLREAGGRTVAVGYDGRVSSPMLEHALVEGLTASGCDVVRIGLGPTPMLYYAEASAEQVDGGIQITGSHNPPNYNGFKMVFLGRPFFGADIQKLGKLAADGAFATGNGEVTTRDIMGEYVERLLQGLAGCETKSLEQLRVGWDAGNGAAGPALEALAARLPGEHHLLFTEVDGHFPNHHPDPTVEANLADLRALVAEKQLDFGVAFDGDGDRIGAIDGTGRVIWGDQLLMIYAEDLLKTRPNATIIADVKASRALFDRVAELGGQPLMWKTGHSLIKSKMKETGAPLAGEMSGHVFFADDYYGFDDALYAGVRLLAATARLGKSVTELRSAIPPMLNTPELRFQVDEARKFAAMAEIAERLTTSPGPEVESVNATDGVRVNTADGWWLLRASNTQDVLVARAESDSEAGLERLLAQIDAQLAASGLERGESVGH from the coding sequence ATGCAACACCAGTTCCACCCCACCGTTCTGCGCGAATATGATATTCGCGGGATTATTGGCGAGACGCTGGGTGCGGAGGATGCGCGCGCAATCGGCCGTGCCTTCGGCACGCTGCTGCGCGAGGCGGGCGGCAGGACTGTCGCGGTGGGATATGACGGGCGGGTCAGCTCGCCGATGCTGGAGCACGCGTTGGTCGAAGGGCTCACCGCAAGCGGGTGCGATGTGGTGCGGATCGGCCTGGGGCCGACCCCGATGCTCTATTACGCCGAGGCTTCAGCCGAACAGGTGGATGGCGGCATTCAGATAACTGGCAGCCACAATCCCCCCAATTACAATGGCTTCAAGATGGTATTTCTGGGGCGCCCGTTCTTCGGCGCCGATATCCAGAAGCTCGGGAAACTGGCAGCAGACGGGGCGTTCGCGACCGGCAATGGCGAAGTCACCACGCGCGACATCATGGGCGAGTATGTCGAGCGCCTCCTCCAGGGTCTGGCCGGGTGCGAGACCAAGTCGCTCGAACAGCTGCGGGTTGGCTGGGACGCTGGCAACGGCGCTGCTGGCCCCGCGCTCGAAGCGCTGGCGGCCCGTCTGCCCGGGGAACATCATCTGCTGTTTACCGAAGTCGATGGACATTTTCCAAACCACCATCCTGATCCAACCGTGGAGGCCAATCTCGCCGATTTGCGGGCCCTCGTCGCGGAGAAGCAGCTCGATTTCGGAGTGGCTTTTGACGGGGATGGTGACCGGATCGGCGCGATCGACGGCACGGGCCGGGTGATCTGGGGCGATCAGCTGCTGATGATCTATGCCGAGGATCTGCTCAAAACCCGTCCGAATGCGACGATCATCGCCGATGTGAAGGCCAGCCGCGCGCTGTTTGACCGCGTCGCCGAGCTCGGCGGGCAGCCCCTGATGTGGAAGACCGGCCATTCGCTGATCAAATCCAAAATGAAGGAAACCGGCGCGCCGCTGGCTGGCGAGATGAGCGGCCACGTGTTCTTTGCCGATGACTATTACGGCTTCGACGACGCGCTCTATGCCGGGGTCCGGCTGCTGGCGGCGACGGCGCGGCTGGGCAAGTCGGTGACCGAGCTGCGCTCCGCGATCCCGCCGATGCTCAACACGCCCGAGCTGCGCTTTCAGGTCGACGAGGCGCGCAAATTCGCCGCCATGGCGGAAATCGCCGAGCGTCTCACCACCAGCCCGGGGCCGGAGGTCGAGAGCGTCAACGCCACAGACGGCGTGCGGGTGAACACGGCGGACGGCTGGTGGCTGCTGCGCGCCTCGAACACGCAGGACGTGCTGGTCGCCCGTGCGGAGAGCGACAGCGAAGCGGGGCTCGAACGCCTGCTCGCCCAGATCGATGCCCAGCTCGCGGCATCGGGGCTCGAACGCGGGGAAAGCGTCGGGCATTGA
- a CDS encoding division plane positioning ATPase MipZ has translation MASTAPARRIPGKAHRIVFANEKGGTGKSTTAVHVAVALAYLGARVACLDLDPRQRTTHRYIENRLGTLEKRRLTLPTPECEVFRGTTPEELITMITRLEATCDFLIIDNPGRDDPFARIAVEHADTLVTPMNDSFVDFDLIGQVDAETFKVKKLSFFAELIWEARLKRSRMTIEEQRPEMDWIVVRNRTGHVEARNQARLHNALTEMAKRVGFRVTQGLSERVIYRELFPSGLTLLDKGHLGELGTSHLVARQELRSLVKALNLPEFARPQIELELA, from the coding sequence ATGGCCAGCACTGCCCCGGCGCGGCGCATCCCCGGCAAGGCCCATCGCATCGTTTTCGCCAACGAGAAGGGCGGCACCGGCAAATCGACCACGGCGGTGCACGTGGCGGTCGCGCTGGCCTATCTCGGCGCGCGGGTGGCCTGCCTCGATCTCGACCCGCGCCAGCGCACCACCCACCGCTATATCGAAAACCGCCTCGGCACGCTGGAGAAGCGCCGCCTGACCTTGCCCACGCCCGAGTGCGAGGTGTTCCGTGGCACCACGCCCGAGGAACTGATCACCATGATCACCCGGCTTGAGGCGACCTGCGATTTCCTCATCATCGACAATCCGGGGCGCGACGATCCCTTCGCCCGCATCGCGGTGGAGCACGCCGATACGCTGGTGACGCCGATGAACGACAGTTTCGTCGATTTCGATCTCATCGGGCAGGTCGATGCCGAGACCTTCAAGGTCAAGAAGCTGTCCTTCTTTGCCGAGCTGATCTGGGAAGCGCGGCTGAAGCGCAGCCGGATGACGATCGAGGAACAGCGGCCCGAGATGGACTGGATCGTGGTGCGCAACCGCACCGGCCATGTCGAGGCGCGCAACCAGGCGCGTCTGCACAATGCCCTCACCGAAATGGCCAAGCGCGTCGGCTTCCGGGTGACGCAGGGGCTGTCAGAGCGCGTGATCTACCGCGAGCTGTTCCCTTCGGGGCTGACCCTGCTCGACAAGGGCCATCTGGGTGAACTCGGCACCAGTCACCTTGTGGCGCGGCAGGAATTGCGCAGTCTGGTGAAGGCGCTGAACCTGCCCGAATTCGCCCGTCCGCAAATCGAGTTGGAGCTGGCATGA
- a CDS encoding ligase-associated DNA damage response DEXH box helicase produces the protein MPSSRHRGSNAGKASGIDVGRAARHVARVTAPPDQLPPSIAAWFAQRGWRVRRHQFEMLEKAREGRHALLVADTGAGKTLAGFLPTLCDFAGGASPPDGLHTLYVSPLKALAQDVKRNLLAPIEEIGLAIRVETRSGDTPSDRKKRQRERPPHILLTTPESLSLLLSYPESADLFAGLKRIVIDEVHAFATDKRGDLLALSLARLNALAPDAQRVALSATLANTRDFQEWLAPQSGGTGEIHAADLVVGEEGAEPEVEILLPQEERVPWGGHAGRWAIPQLYEAIKANRTTLVFTNTRFLAEFIFQCLWEENADHLPIGIHHGSLSTEARRKVEEAMARGELRALVCTASLDLGIDWGDIDLVVQMGAPKGSSRLLQRIGRAGHRLDVPSRAVLVPGNRFEFLEAMAAKDAVDEGQRDGEAFRPGGLDVLAQHIMACACAGPFHEDALLAEVRSALAYSWVDAETFARVLGFVSNGGYALKAYERFQRIVRDKSGVWRLTHPNQAQRHRMNAGIIVDSEMLTVRFKNGRSLGKVEERFAAQLSPGDTFFFAGMSLEVEGVKDMDVVVRAAKKSATIPSYGGLRLPLTTHLSTRVQAMLADRAGWGRFPDDVREWLEMQDYRSRLPAPGELLVESFPHGGKHYTAYYTFEGWNANQSLGMLITRRMEDRGLLPGGFVANDYCLAVWGLKPVADPKVLLSPDILTDEFVEWVTESHLLRRAFREVAVISGLVERQHPGQKKTGKQVTFSTDLIYDVLRKYEPDHVLIEAAWADARARMTDVGRLADLLGRSQSELVHVELQRVSPLAVPVMTMIGREAVPQGAVDDELLIEAEGLIAAAMRPDVPFDD, from the coding sequence ATGCCCAGCTCGCGGCATCGGGGCTCGAACGCGGGGAAAGCGTCGGGCATTGATGTCGGGCGCGCGGCGCGCCATGTCGCAAGGGTGACCGCGCCGCCCGACCAGCTCCCGCCTTCAATTGCCGCGTGGTTCGCGCAGCGCGGGTGGCGGGTGCGGCGGCACCAGTTCGAAATGCTGGAGAAGGCGCGCGAGGGCCGTCATGCGCTGCTGGTGGCCGATACCGGGGCGGGCAAGACGCTCGCCGGGTTCTTGCCGACGCTGTGCGACTTTGCCGGAGGCGCCTCGCCGCCGGACGGCCTCCACACCCTCTACGTCTCGCCGCTGAAGGCGCTGGCGCAGGATGTGAAGCGCAACCTGCTTGCGCCCATCGAGGAGATTGGCCTCGCCATCCGGGTCGAGACCCGCAGTGGTGATACCCCGTCCGACCGCAAGAAGCGCCAGCGCGAACGGCCGCCGCATATCCTGCTGACGACGCCCGAGAGCCTGTCGCTTCTCCTGTCCTATCCCGAAAGCGCCGATCTCTTCGCGGGCCTCAAACGCATCGTGATCGACGAGGTCCACGCCTTCGCCACCGACAAGCGCGGCGACTTGCTGGCGCTGTCGCTGGCGCGGCTGAACGCGCTGGCCCCCGATGCGCAGCGGGTGGCGCTCTCGGCGACGCTTGCCAACACCCGCGACTTTCAGGAATGGCTCGCGCCGCAATCGGGCGGGACGGGCGAGATCCATGCTGCCGATCTGGTGGTCGGCGAGGAGGGGGCCGAGCCGGAGGTCGAAATCCTTCTGCCGCAGGAGGAGCGGGTGCCATGGGGCGGGCACGCCGGGCGCTGGGCGATCCCGCAGCTTTACGAGGCGATCAAGGCCAATCGCACCACGCTGGTCTTCACCAACACGCGGTTTCTGGCCGAGTTCATCTTCCAGTGCCTGTGGGAGGAAAACGCCGATCACCTGCCCATCGGCATCCACCATGGCAGCCTCTCCACCGAGGCGCGCCGCAAGGTGGAGGAGGCGATGGCGCGGGGGGAGTTGCGCGCGCTGGTGTGTACCGCGAGCCTCGATCTCGGGATCGACTGGGGCGATATTGATCTGGTGGTGCAGATGGGCGCGCCCAAGGGGAGCTCGCGCCTGCTCCAGCGGATCGGGCGGGCCGGGCACCGCCTCGATGTGCCGAGCCGTGCGGTGCTGGTGCCGGGCAACCGCTTCGAATTTCTCGAAGCCATGGCGGCCAAGGATGCGGTCGACGAAGGGCAGCGCGATGGCGAGGCTTTCCGGCCCGGGGGGCTCGATGTGCTGGCCCAGCACATCATGGCCTGCGCCTGTGCGGGGCCGTTCCACGAGGACGCGCTGCTGGCCGAGGTGAGGAGCGCGCTGGCCTATAGCTGGGTCGATGCAGAGACCTTCGCGCGGGTGCTGGGGTTCGTCTCGAACGGCGGTTATGCGCTCAAGGCCTATGAACGGTTCCAGCGGATTGTCCGCGATAAATCAGGCGTTTGGCGGCTCACCCATCCCAATCAGGCGCAGCGGCACCGGATGAATGCCGGGATCATCGTCGATTCCGAAATGCTCACCGTGCGCTTCAAGAACGGCCGCAGCCTCGGCAAGGTCGAGGAGCGTTTCGCCGCCCAGCTATCGCCGGGGGACACCTTCTTCTTTGCGGGCATGAGCCTTGAGGTGGAGGGCGTGAAGGACATGGACGTGGTGGTGCGCGCCGCGAAGAAGAGCGCTACCATCCCCTCCTATGGCGGCCTCAGACTGCCGCTCACCACGCATCTTTCCACCCGCGTGCAAGCGATGCTGGCCGACCGTGCAGGCTGGGGGCGCTTTCCCGATGATGTGCGCGAATGGCTGGAGATGCAGGACTACCGTTCGCGCCTGCCTGCGCCGGGCGAACTGCTGGTCGAGAGCTTCCCGCACGGGGGCAAGCACTACACCGCCTATTACACCTTCGAGGGGTGGAACGCGAACCAGTCGCTCGGGATGCTGATCACCCGGCGGATGGAGGATCGCGGGCTGCTGCCCGGCGGGTTCGTGGCGAACGATTACTGCCTCGCGGTGTGGGGCTTGAAGCCGGTGGCGGACCCCAAGGTGCTGCTATCGCCTGATATTCTGACGGACGAGTTCGTGGAGTGGGTCACCGAAAGCCACCTGCTGCGCCGCGCTTTCCGCGAGGTGGCGGTGATCTCCGGCCTCGTCGAGCGCCAGCATCCGGGGCAGAAGAAGACCGGCAAGCAGGTCACTTTCTCGACCGATCTGATCTACGACGTGCTGCGCAAATACGAGCCCGATCACGTGCTGATCGAGGCCGCCTGGGCCGATGCGCGGGCGCGGATGACGGACGTGGGCCGGCTCGCGGATCTTCTGGGGCGGTCGCAGAGCGAGCTGGTGCATGTGGAGCTCCAACGGGTCTCGCCGTTGGCCGTGCCGGTCATGACGATGATCGGGCGCGAGGCTGTGCCGCAGGGGGCGGTGGACGACGAATTGCTGATCGAAGCCGAGGGTCTGATCGCTGCGGCGATGCGGCCGGATGTGCCGTTCGACGACTGA